In Setaria italica strain Yugu1 chromosome I, Setaria_italica_v2.0, whole genome shotgun sequence, the genomic window GGCTCTATTATCTTGATGAAGGAAGTGATGAAGTTGCACTTGCAACAAAAATATCTCCATGTCAAGAGTTGTTGCTACTTAATCGCAGGCTTGGACATCCTTCTTTTGCTACTATGTCTTGTTGTTATCCTTCTCTTTTTGGTTCTTGTCGAAAGGAAGCTCTTGTATGTGATGCTTGCGAGTTAGCTAAGCATACGAGAGTCCCGTATCCTAGTTTGAGTCGAAGGAGTAGTAAACCTTTTGAGATTATCCATTATGATATTTGGGGGCCTTGTGAAGTCAACTCTATTTTGGGACATAGATGGTTTGTAAATTTTATTGATGGTTTTAGTCGTTACACTTGGCTCTATTTGCTAAAACATAAAAGTGATGTGTTCTCCGTTTTTAAAAATCTGATTGCCATGGTTAAGAATAAGTTTGGGGAAACAATTAGAATTTTACGTTCTGACAATGGAACTGAGTACATTAACCAGGAGTTTGGACACTTCTTAGCCTCAAATGGCATTGAACACCAAACTACATGTGTTAGCACTTCAGAACAAAATGGTGTTAAAAATAGACATTTGCTTGAAGTTTCACGCTCTTTGATGTTTACTTTGAATGTTCCTAAATTTTTTGGGGGAAGCAGCAAAGACTGCAACATATTTAATAAATCGCATGCCTCTTCGTGTTATTGATAATAAATCTCCTGCTGAATTACTTTTGGGCTCAAATGACTTTGTTGTCTCGCCCAAAGTTTTTGGATGTTTGTGTTTTGTTCACGACTACAGAAATAATGTTGGCAAGCTTGATCCTCGTGCTCTCAAGTGTGTTTTTGTTGGTTACTCGCCCCCTCAAAAGGGTTACAGATGTTCGTGTCCATATGATTTTTAGTATGGATGTAACTTTTCGGGAATATGAATCTTATTATGGCCCAACTATCGGAGATCTCCGGCACCcgcaaagaaggaaaaagacgAACTCCTaataggattcccctataatcctactaggattcatatcgtgtaatcctattaggactcctcTTCGTAACAGACTAGTAATCCCgtcccctgaagtatataaaggagggctgGGGTTCCTAGATCGGTAGGCTAAGAATTTATAGAACCACAACAgcggatcaaatcctcaacatcaaacaacacccaagcgcagggtgccatatacaacaccccaaacaggacgtagggtgttacaCTACTCTGGCgacccaaacctgtataaatttgtgtTTTGTATCAtcgcttttacctttgagttccaggtccggcgatcctcCACCAAGCAAtatactacctcgggatacccttcggtaggttgccgagtataaaacaccaatatctggtgcgccaggtaggggtgatcgttaAGATCATcgagcgagcttgaaggacctcatcatcaagatcaatcaaGTCGAAGCGGCGCGTTCGTTGTCCTATGCTGACTAGCAAGCAAGATCAGCGAGTTGATCTGCCTCAGACTGGTGGAATTTGTATCGTGGGCAGCGTCAAGTCCAAGATGGAGTCTGATCTGATCAGAACTCTGAGTACAAATCATGGTAACTGACTGATTACCATGTCGAGTTCGAAAAGGAATAAATCTTACAGGGTACTGTAGCAACTCCGAGTCAGTATCGGTCAACACACACAAGGATCAGGCGGAATAACCTCGTCATGTTTCAGCTGACTCCCTTGCCAAGGAAATTCGTGGAATTATGCTACACACACATGGGAGGCCACCAGAAGACTTCAAGTGCTTCGTAACAACACCAACAATTGACAATGCCGAGttgccgacgactacttcgactactcgactagaaaattagtAGTCAGGGCAGACTTCACACCGTCGATAACTAGTCGCAATCGACTCcaactagtcggcttcatcaacaatagTCGCGGCTTCACGATGACCGTCATGGCTTCGTCGACAAttgtccacgaatcaagctaaatCACTTTTTGAATTATTTTACATAATTTTCAGGCTTATTTTTCGCATGCGGGGCAAcgcgccgactacttatttgtgtacgcctctcgacggGAATTATccttcagagctacactttgccaattattcctggggcatgttaacCGACAGCTATGGGcatggtacaccgaattacggaggctataaccacgggttttgtgcactgagttccggaagctccaccaacaggcttggtacatcgaatttcgGAGGCTATGGCCACAGGTTTGGCGCACTGAATGTTGGAGGCTCGAagtggctacaccctaaggagacACAAATCCTATAcgcggcaacacgcgctctcctcatcaaaaggcagaaaagtctcaatggctactttacgcgcaatcgcgcagtgtttttgtcgcaatgccaaCTACTGATTTTAAatatcttctcttagcggttgtTAATCTACTCAGCAGAACACGCCTCGtttcgtgaaagcctcggatcttctgtcatgcctaaacgctaggacgtGAGACAAAGGTTTCCGTAGCAGCAGTAgcagtacgcgtacacgagacaaagatctcacacgctggcaatggctaaatagggact contains:
- the LOC101756543 gene encoding uncharacterized protein LOC101756543; amino-acid sequence: MVIHYTWFQSFVGKIFLDGLNEEFDLRRQLIFSKAEWPGLDDIISSVLEEETRLAQSKANSSREIGDRAALSMQNMRFVRSLKGKGNGKLKCDHCGDERHTIDRCFKLHGFPPGWKKGKFQQGGAQSGKLNKANNTTSEDQSQVVDVQALEEFKSSSRSQKACLPPKVPPQLIPVFMPYPKEIRTGRILGTGTVHNGLYYLDEGSDEVALATKISPCQELLLLNRRLGHPSFATMSCCYPSLFGSCRKEALVCDACELAKHTRVPYPSLSRRSSKPFEIIHYDIWGPCEVNSILGHRWFVNFIDGFSRYTWLYLLKHKSDVFSVFKNLIAMVKNKFGETIRILRSDNGTEYINQEFGHFLASNGIEHQTTCVSTSEQNGVKNRHLLEVSRSLMFTLNVPKFFGGSSKDCNIFNKSHASSCY